A genomic stretch from Rubripirellula reticaptiva includes:
- a CDS encoding FAD-dependent oxidoreductase, with product MFDCTKGTSHLSIATENKSLPPTFAANTSLVRTRLLIVGGGMTAHQLCRQLVNSGAIKNFDVTIFGSESRLAYDRVNLSRMFEGHGETGLLLARRDWYDEHEIEFKTNCVIKHLDRSARKIVDDHGNHYPYDKLVLATGSRAFVPPVPGSDCEGVFVYRTIDDLERIHHHITQRKATVGAVIGGGLLGLEAAKILRDRGLQTSVIEMAPGLMPRQLDRDGAARLKQHVESMGVDVHLVRRTESIKTNQMGQLTIHFGNADPINVDVLIIAAGVRPNDSLARESDLAVGPRGGIAVDARLQTKDPNVFAIGECCSFRDHIYGLVAPCYRMADVLASRLSGQEIMFQGADESAELKLLGVQVVTLGRVIGESTNGIVLAHRDDQSYRKIIIERGKLVGAACVGPWESVPQIRQAIAKQKMIWPLQRSRFLRTGSPWALGDALPISLWPADAIVCSCLGVTRGQISQAVIDDQTDVDEIARVTGASSACGSCRSLLCEMTGRDSSSKPAAGSKTMLAASIVAAVTALLYFTVPAPKFATSVTDAWRDIDVLWRNDFPRQVTGYTTLSLTLVGLTFSLRKRLQWFQFGTYAFWRSVHAVLGVLVIISIAVHTGLRMGENLNFILAATFLSVAAVGSLAGFASGMESRTTGATAMFIRRWRPRLTQVHTWLFWPLPALVVLHIVSFYWFADGGN from the coding sequence TTGTTTGATTGCACCAAGGGAACTTCGCATTTGTCGATCGCGACCGAGAACAAGTCACTGCCGCCCACATTCGCCGCGAACACATCGCTCGTTCGAACGAGACTGCTGATCGTTGGTGGAGGAATGACTGCACATCAGCTTTGTCGGCAATTGGTTAACAGCGGTGCGATTAAAAACTTTGATGTCACGATCTTTGGCAGCGAGTCCAGGTTGGCTTATGATCGCGTCAACTTATCTCGGATGTTTGAAGGGCATGGCGAGACAGGCCTGCTGCTAGCCCGTCGCGATTGGTACGACGAACACGAAATCGAATTCAAAACGAATTGTGTCATCAAGCACCTCGATCGCTCAGCACGCAAGATTGTTGACGATCACGGCAACCACTATCCCTACGACAAGTTGGTACTGGCAACCGGCTCGCGAGCGTTCGTCCCACCGGTCCCAGGAAGTGACTGCGAAGGAGTGTTCGTTTACCGAACCATCGATGATCTAGAAAGAATTCATCACCACATCACTCAACGTAAAGCCACCGTTGGCGCCGTAATCGGCGGCGGACTACTTGGCCTGGAGGCCGCAAAAATCCTGCGAGATCGCGGGCTGCAAACATCCGTGATTGAAATGGCACCAGGGCTAATGCCCCGGCAACTCGACCGAGACGGTGCCGCCAGATTGAAACAGCATGTCGAGTCAATGGGCGTCGACGTCCATTTGGTTCGGCGTACAGAATCGATCAAGACCAATCAGATGGGGCAATTGACGATCCACTTCGGAAATGCGGACCCGATCAACGTCGATGTTTTGATCATCGCGGCCGGCGTGCGGCCGAACGATTCCCTCGCTCGTGAATCAGACTTGGCGGTGGGCCCCAGGGGCGGCATCGCCGTCGACGCGAGATTGCAAACGAAGGATCCCAACGTGTTTGCCATCGGCGAATGCTGTAGTTTTCGCGATCACATCTATGGGTTGGTTGCACCGTGTTACCGGATGGCCGATGTGTTGGCCAGTCGGCTAAGCGGTCAGGAAATCATGTTCCAAGGTGCCGATGAGTCAGCCGAACTAAAATTGCTAGGCGTCCAAGTCGTCACGCTCGGCCGCGTAATCGGCGAATCAACCAACGGTATCGTGCTGGCTCATCGTGACGATCAATCGTATCGAAAAATAATAATCGAACGAGGAAAGTTGGTTGGCGCCGCGTGCGTGGGACCATGGGAAAGCGTTCCGCAGATTCGTCAAGCAATCGCCAAACAGAAAATGATCTGGCCGTTGCAACGGTCACGTTTCCTGCGGACGGGATCGCCTTGGGCGCTCGGTGATGCGCTGCCGATTTCCCTTTGGCCCGCCGATGCAATCGTTTGTAGTTGCCTGGGTGTGACGCGAGGCCAGATCAGCCAAGCCGTCATCGACGACCAAACAGATGTCGACGAAATTGCTCGCGTCACCGGCGCATCAAGCGCATGCGGCAGTTGCCGATCGCTGTTATGTGAGATGACCGGAAGAGACTCGTCGTCGAAGCCGGCGGCGGGTTCGAAAACGATGTTAGCGGCTTCGATCGTGGCGGCAGTGACTGCACTGCTGTACTTCACAGTTCCTGCGCCAAAATTTGCCACCAGTGTCACCGATGCATGGCGTGACATTGATGTGCTTTGGCGAAACGACTTTCCTCGTCAAGTGACCGGATACACGACACTCAGTCTGACATTAGTCGGGCTGACGTTTTCTCTACGAAAGCGATTGCAGTGGTTTCAATTTGGAACCTACGCATTTTGGCGTTCAGTGCATGCCGTACTCGGTGTCTTGGTCATCATCAGCATCGCTGTCCATACCGGGTTACGAATGGGCGAGAACCTAAATTTCATTTTGGCGGCAACCTTCTTGAGCGTTGCCGCCGTTGGATCGCTCGCAGGATTTGCCAGCGGAATGGAATCGCGAACCACCGGTGCCACCGCCATGTTCATTCGGCGATGGCGCCCCAGGTTGACGCAAGTGCATACGTGGTTGTTCTGGCCACTGCCCGCTTTGGTGGTATTGCACATCGTTTCCTTCTATTGGTTCGCCGACGGTGGAAATTGA
- a CDS encoding alginate export family protein: MQTFYHSRRRALAGLLLSGLMTGQAAFADSPSDIVDLSLGESVQQVTVYSPLQDGGESVAIPEPIAIDAPVEESIDVMPAPIASPSETYSQPILMDAAPCNCCNTPCCTKEKKEAAAAKMKGAYKGVFYANDFSYLNDPCYDGKPMLGDSLKGMYDGKLDIGGEARVRYHDENNMRGLGLTGRDDDFWLTRLRFFANYRVNEYFRLYGEYLYADSGGEIFNNRPIEENRGEIQNLFLDTKLTEDLTLRVGRQELLLGAQRLVSPLDWANTRRTFQGVRGTYIGDNWDVDGFWTNPVNRNASTEDKIDDANENQQFYGVYATRKGLDIGTVDAYYLGYNNDDADFDYHTIGTRVAGDTDGGLLYEFEGGVQFGSNSPGFGDHSAEFITGGLGRKLDFGDWKPTVWFWYDYASGGDDVPAARGDDSFDHLFPLAHKYNGFMDLFGRRNLHDINAQFITPLFSKKVSLLLWYHHFFLDQSTTPYGVTMAPYNAANAAGDKELGQEIDVLFNVNLNARNNVLVGYSHFNAGDYYKTTPGVASSNDADFFYFQYQTQF; this comes from the coding sequence ATGCAAACTTTCTACCATTCGCGCCGGCGTGCGCTCGCAGGATTACTGCTGAGCGGCCTCATGACAGGGCAAGCGGCTTTCGCCGACTCGCCTTCCGATATCGTTGACTTATCGCTGGGCGAATCAGTCCAACAAGTCACCGTCTACTCGCCGCTACAGGATGGCGGTGAGTCGGTTGCCATTCCCGAGCCGATTGCGATCGACGCTCCGGTCGAGGAATCGATCGACGTGATGCCCGCGCCCATCGCGAGCCCTAGCGAAACCTACTCGCAACCGATTCTGATGGATGCGGCCCCTTGCAACTGCTGCAACACGCCATGCTGCACCAAGGAAAAGAAAGAGGCCGCTGCCGCCAAGATGAAGGGTGCCTACAAGGGCGTCTTCTATGCGAACGACTTCAGCTATCTAAATGACCCCTGCTACGACGGCAAGCCGATGCTGGGCGATTCTTTGAAGGGAATGTACGACGGCAAGCTCGACATTGGTGGCGAAGCGCGTGTGCGTTACCACGATGAAAACAACATGCGCGGCCTCGGTTTGACGGGCCGCGATGATGATTTTTGGCTGACCCGTTTGCGGTTCTTTGCCAACTATCGGGTCAATGAATACTTCCGACTTTACGGTGAGTATTTGTACGCCGACTCGGGCGGCGAGATTTTTAACAATCGCCCGATCGAAGAGAACCGTGGTGAGATCCAGAACTTGTTCTTGGACACCAAGTTGACCGAAGACTTAACGCTTCGTGTTGGACGTCAAGAATTGTTGCTTGGGGCTCAGCGCTTAGTTTCTCCACTCGATTGGGCTAATACCCGCCGCACGTTCCAAGGTGTGCGCGGAACTTACATCGGCGATAACTGGGACGTCGACGGATTTTGGACCAACCCGGTCAACCGAAACGCGTCGACCGAAGACAAAATCGACGATGCCAACGAAAATCAACAGTTCTATGGTGTCTACGCAACTCGCAAGGGTTTGGATATCGGAACGGTTGACGCCTATTACCTTGGTTACAACAACGATGATGCCGACTTCGACTACCACACGATTGGTACTCGAGTAGCGGGTGATACCGATGGTGGACTGTTGTACGAGTTCGAAGGCGGCGTCCAATTTGGATCGAACAGTCCTGGATTTGGCGATCACAGCGCCGAGTTCATCACGGGCGGTTTGGGACGTAAGCTAGACTTCGGCGATTGGAAGCCAACCGTTTGGTTCTGGTATGACTACGCATCGGGTGGCGATGACGTCCCAGCAGCTCGCGGTGACGACAGCTTTGATCACTTGTTCCCACTTGCGCACAAGTACAACGGTTTCATGGACTTGTTTGGTCGTCGCAACTTGCACGACATCAATGCTCAGTTCATCACACCGTTGTTCAGCAAAAAAGTGTCGTTGCTGTTGTGGTACCACCACTTCTTCTTGGACCAATCGACCACCCCGTACGGTGTTACCATGGCGCCGTACAACGCAGCCAATGCGGCGGGTGACAAAGAACTTGGCCAAGAAATCGACGTGTTGTTCAACGTGAACTTGAACGCTCGGAACAACGTGTTGGTCGGCTACTCGCACTTCAATGCGGGCGACTACTACAAGACGACACCGGGCGTAGCAAGCAGCAACGATGCTGACTTCTTCTACTTCCAGTATCAAACCCAGTTCTAA
- a CDS encoding globin family protein, with translation MTPQQITLVQDSWAQVKPISEQAAELFYGRLFELDPSLKTLFKGDMKDQGKKLMATLNLAVTSLTKLETILAAVQELGRRHVQYGVPDSSYATVGEALLWTLDKGLGEAFTDDVKAAWTETYLTLSNVMLDAAHDAQAAS, from the coding sequence ATGACACCACAGCAAATTACTCTCGTGCAGGACTCCTGGGCACAGGTGAAGCCCATCTCGGAACAGGCCGCCGAATTATTCTACGGACGACTTTTCGAACTCGATCCGTCGCTGAAAACGCTCTTTAAAGGCGATATGAAGGACCAGGGAAAGAAGTTGATGGCTACCCTCAATCTCGCAGTCACATCGTTGACGAAATTGGAAACGATTCTAGCGGCAGTGCAAGAATTAGGACGTCGGCACGTTCAATACGGTGTGCCTGATTCGAGCTACGCCACAGTGGGCGAAGCGCTGCTTTGGACGCTGGACAAAGGCCTGGGAGAAGCATTCACCGACGACGTCAAAGCCGCCTGGACCGAAACGTATTTGACGCTGAGCAACGTCATGCTTGACGCCGCGCACGACGCGCAGGCGGCAAGCTAG
- a CDS encoding Tll0287-like domain-containing protein, giving the protein MKRHNCPNISARPQRRRAKSMLSAFAVTATAVAMLCTTGCGEPAAASATPSAGITPQKFADGVHAVMMADRTVYATHVVTNLKKQSSPVTADEYWMDSTNAIPLPAQMFRMGAELVDENPEAGFTYSLRSEWPLNEQHKAKSEFETAALKYITANPGENYYGEEELGGNKYFVAVYPDRAVAEACWTCHNDHPDRAADYPEFGKDDVMGGVLVRVPIP; this is encoded by the coding sequence ATGAAACGACACAATTGCCCGAACATTTCGGCGCGACCTCAACGCCGTCGCGCTAAATCAATGCTTTCCGCATTTGCAGTAACCGCGACTGCTGTTGCGATGCTTTGCACTACCGGATGTGGTGAACCTGCGGCTGCTTCGGCGACACCATCGGCTGGCATTACGCCGCAAAAGTTCGCTGATGGAGTCCACGCGGTGATGATGGCTGACCGAACCGTTTACGCCACGCACGTCGTCACCAACTTGAAAAAGCAATCGTCACCCGTTACAGCCGACGAATACTGGATGGACTCGACCAATGCGATTCCATTGCCGGCCCAAATGTTTCGCATGGGCGCCGAACTCGTCGACGAAAATCCCGAAGCGGGATTCACGTATTCATTGCGCAGTGAATGGCCACTCAACGAGCAGCACAAAGCCAAAAGCGAGTTCGAAACGGCGGCGCTTAAGTACATCACTGCCAATCCGGGCGAGAACTATTACGGCGAAGAAGAACTTGGCGGCAACAAGTATTTCGTTGCGGTTTACCCCGATCGCGCCGTCGCTGAGGCATGTTGGACCTGCCACAACGACCACCCCGATCGTGCCGCGGATTATCCCGAGTTCGGCAAGGACGATGTGATGGGTGGAGTTCTGGTACGTGTACCGATTCCATGA
- a CDS encoding cytochrome c3 family protein — translation MQTRWFAGQVSQWWLWSGLNLALIAYFGYAFVAPPSSVKASLLPGETTHGHYQIELDCNACHLAADDPERHSAGNVMTDACNRCHANQLTLVNDTHPAKKFRDPSNADLLEILDAQDCLTCHREHVPEQTVSMGLTLPTDYCWHCHEDIGDARSSHAEMKFDSCATAGCHNYHDNRALYEKFLDVHYGEADHLVSAIVPSRNLKQQWIERHPDKSQLYIADADGPSNEPAGSTIETDWAETAHAAAGVNCGECHNEKKASGETSWNDRVAMSVCEQCHKSEVDSFQTGKHGMRLSIGMSPMLPSLARLPMHAGASHQELNCNACHEGHRFDTRHAAVEACQKCHADSHSLAYADSSHAQLWRSEMAGELPTGSGVSCATCHLPRLTGDDGIWVNHDQNAVLRPSETMAREVCGHCHGLEYALSALADPELAISCYDQPPHIRIRSLQMAHEYFEARRQKSSR, via the coding sequence ATGCAGACAAGATGGTTTGCAGGACAGGTGAGTCAGTGGTGGTTGTGGTCGGGCCTCAATCTTGCGTTGATCGCGTATTTTGGCTACGCCTTCGTTGCCCCCCCGTCGTCGGTCAAAGCTTCATTACTGCCTGGCGAGACCACTCATGGCCACTATCAAATCGAACTGGATTGCAACGCATGTCATCTTGCGGCCGACGATCCCGAGCGTCATTCCGCCGGCAACGTGATGACGGATGCGTGCAACCGATGCCACGCCAATCAATTGACTCTCGTCAACGACACACACCCAGCGAAAAAGTTTCGCGACCCCAGCAATGCGGATTTGCTGGAAATCTTGGACGCGCAAGACTGTCTGACTTGTCACCGCGAACACGTGCCCGAACAGACCGTGTCGATGGGTTTGACACTTCCAACGGACTACTGCTGGCACTGTCACGAAGATATCGGCGACGCCCGCTCATCCCATGCTGAAATGAAATTCGATTCGTGCGCAACGGCCGGTTGCCACAACTATCACGATAACCGAGCTCTGTACGAAAAATTTCTAGATGTGCACTATGGCGAGGCGGATCATCTGGTATCGGCCATCGTTCCATCGAGAAATCTCAAGCAACAGTGGATAGAACGGCACCCAGACAAGAGCCAACTTTATATCGCCGACGCGGACGGCCCAAGCAACGAACCAGCGGGATCGACCATCGAAACCGATTGGGCCGAGACAGCGCACGCAGCTGCAGGAGTCAACTGCGGCGAATGCCACAATGAAAAAAAAGCCTCCGGTGAAACGTCCTGGAACGACCGAGTCGCGATGTCGGTTTGCGAGCAATGTCACAAGTCCGAGGTTGATTCATTTCAAACCGGAAAGCATGGGATGCGGTTGTCCATCGGAATGTCACCGATGCTGCCTTCGTTAGCACGATTGCCAATGCACGCTGGCGCTTCGCATCAAGAACTGAACTGCAACGCGTGTCATGAAGGCCATCGATTTGACACCCGGCATGCGGCAGTGGAAGCCTGCCAGAAGTGCCATGCCGATTCTCACTCTTTGGCTTATGCGGATTCCTCTCACGCCCAGCTTTGGCGATCCGAAATGGCTGGCGAATTGCCGACCGGAAGCGGCGTTTCGTGCGCCACTTGCCACCTGCCAAGGCTGACAGGCGACGACGGAATTTGGGTCAACCATGATCAAAACGCGGTATTGCGTCCAAGCGAGACGATGGCACGCGAAGTTTGTGGCCACTGCCATGGCCTTGAATACGCCCTTAGCGCGTTGGCCGACCCAGAACTAGCAATCTCTTGCTACGACCAACCGCCGCACATTCGAATCCGTTCCCTGCAAATGGCTCATGAATACTTCGAAGCCCGTCGTCAGAAGAGTTCCCGCTGA
- a CDS encoding SPFH domain-containing protein, with protein sequence MSLTRNKSLAGLIFSFVWVAVFMYLGFLWFLCRVYVPDGHSLLLRYKGPLVIHTAGEPEPGRLARKGEIGVMEEMRGPGRHFYNPIYWERTIVPDQIVYPGQIAVVTSKVGTPLPAGEFLVDGDLDGDNRANQKGILRKVFGPGRYRANPYAFEFKIVGREVTTIGRQEKTSGWVEIPTGYVGVVTMQTDNRAIGVKAGIQDKVMQPGLYPVNPKEQQIDIINVGYRETSIQVSEMVDSMKKPMYDEQGEPLAVAGTGINFPSNDGFDIQLDFSTIWGVMPIHAADIVRTFGNIDAVEEKVIEPQSESICRNNGSKMGAVELLIGESREEFQTSVSDEFKSVLASKNISLLYGLVRHIYIPKEVREPIQKGYVADELRLTRDEETKTARIEAKLREAESKVLLEAERTRVDTDRMRAGVAAEGEKKAKEIEASTTQLIAAIDRETAELDAQKTVLLGRAESSAKQVAAEATADMFRLAVEAFGSPAAFNKWEFAEQLPSDLELKLFYAGEGTLWTDLNNIQPTLPLKK encoded by the coding sequence ATGAGTTTGACACGAAACAAATCGCTCGCCGGACTGATATTCAGCTTCGTTTGGGTCGCCGTCTTTATGTATCTCGGATTCCTGTGGTTCCTCTGCCGCGTTTACGTGCCAGACGGTCACAGCCTGTTGCTGCGTTACAAAGGACCGCTGGTCATCCACACCGCAGGCGAACCCGAACCGGGACGTCTTGCACGCAAAGGTGAAATCGGCGTCATGGAAGAGATGCGCGGCCCCGGACGACATTTCTACAACCCGATCTACTGGGAACGCACAATCGTGCCGGACCAAATCGTCTATCCGGGCCAGATCGCAGTCGTGACCAGCAAGGTAGGTACTCCGTTGCCTGCCGGCGAGTTTCTGGTTGACGGTGACCTAGACGGTGATAACCGAGCCAACCAAAAAGGAATCTTGCGCAAGGTGTTTGGTCCCGGCCGATACCGTGCCAATCCCTATGCGTTTGAATTCAAAATTGTCGGTCGCGAAGTGACCACGATCGGTCGTCAAGAAAAGACCAGCGGCTGGGTCGAAATCCCGACCGGATATGTGGGCGTCGTGACGATGCAAACCGACAATCGGGCAATCGGTGTAAAAGCAGGTATCCAAGACAAGGTCATGCAGCCAGGCTTGTATCCGGTCAATCCCAAAGAGCAACAAATCGACATCATCAACGTCGGCTATCGCGAAACGAGTATCCAAGTCTCGGAAATGGTCGACAGCATGAAAAAGCCGATGTACGACGAACAGGGTGAACCGCTTGCCGTTGCCGGAACGGGGATTAACTTCCCGAGCAACGACGGTTTCGACATCCAGTTGGACTTCTCGACCATTTGGGGCGTGATGCCCATTCACGCCGCGGACATTGTACGGACGTTTGGAAACATCGACGCCGTCGAAGAAAAAGTGATCGAGCCGCAAAGCGAAAGTATCTGTCGCAACAACGGATCGAAGATGGGCGCCGTTGAACTCTTGATCGGCGAATCGCGAGAAGAGTTTCAGACATCAGTCAGTGACGAATTCAAATCCGTGCTAGCCAGCAAGAACATCTCGCTGCTGTACGGTTTGGTTCGCCACATCTACATTCCCAAAGAAGTCCGCGAACCGATTCAAAAGGGCTATGTCGCTGACGAACTGCGTCTGACACGCGACGAAGAAACGAAAACAGCACGGATTGAAGCTAAGCTTCGGGAAGCCGAAAGCAAGGTTCTGCTAGAAGCCGAACGGACTCGCGTCGATACCGATCGAATGCGAGCAGGTGTTGCAGCCGAAGGCGAAAAGAAAGCGAAAGAAATCGAAGCATCGACGACGCAACTGATTGCCGCAATCGATCGCGAAACCGCCGAACTTGATGCCCAAAAGACGGTTTTGCTTGGACGGGCCGAATCATCGGCTAAACAGGTCGCCGCGGAAGCCACCGCGGACATGTTTCGCTTGGCAGTGGAAGCGTTCGGATCACCCGCCGCTTTCAACAAGTGGGAATTTGCCGAACAATTGCCTAGCGACCTAGAACTAAAACTGTTTTACGCCGGCGAAGGCACCCTGTGGACGGACCTGAACAACATCCAACCGACCCTACCCCTGAAAAAGTAG
- a CDS encoding SPFH domain-containing protein, with protein sequence MSVNFDNSSQAEALRRLRRAGSFGAIALVGIGGLVGLTLWVFMFCQIEVPSGKIAVLTKKTGQEISNEMEIVPEEQSGKFKGIEEKVLTEGRYFYNPWNWDWDVVSQVEVPENRLGVRIRLYGDDLGYGNLIAEKQTEKGIFGEVLRPGRYPLNAIVYEANTQPKPNRNNFIELVELHQPVVIPAGFIGVVTLLSGPPADDPNQLIVEAGKRGVQKETLDPGVYYINPYVKRVNLVDCRSQRFNLSTGGEMGFPSRDGFWVKLDGRIEFRVDPVRAAEVFVTYNDGFNDRGNDAVVEEEIIQKIILPNARSFCRLRGSDNSGRDFILGEKRLEFQQDFQKTLEELCETQGIEIIQALITRISPPQQIALPVRQRQIAAQQSEQYVKEIEQQLSEQNLKVEQELVKQKQVLIAVEQEVVKLTVEAQRQQEVAVIGAEQRRKVAEVELSAAKDQADAITARGNAAAEVINFENEAEAAGWKKSVEAYGDSGDEFARWVLLKKLAPSYRQLMVNTADSPLMDIFSEFNPEVETADKLEIKPETKPTEDKNARSDNQDSGAQE encoded by the coding sequence ATGTCGGTAAATTTCGATAACTCCAGTCAAGCTGAGGCGTTGCGGCGACTGCGACGAGCCGGCAGTTTTGGCGCCATTGCCCTGGTCGGGATCGGCGGATTAGTGGGACTGACCCTTTGGGTTTTCATGTTCTGCCAGATCGAAGTCCCCAGCGGAAAGATCGCAGTCTTGACCAAAAAGACCGGTCAAGAGATTTCCAACGAAATGGAAATCGTGCCCGAAGAACAATCCGGCAAGTTCAAAGGCATCGAAGAGAAGGTGCTGACCGAAGGCCGCTATTTCTATAACCCCTGGAATTGGGACTGGGACGTCGTTAGCCAGGTCGAAGTCCCCGAAAACCGCCTTGGCGTTCGCATTCGACTTTACGGTGACGACCTAGGCTATGGCAATTTGATCGCCGAAAAGCAAACCGAAAAAGGCATCTTCGGCGAAGTCCTTCGACCTGGACGCTACCCGCTTAATGCGATCGTTTACGAAGCCAACACTCAGCCGAAACCGAACCGCAACAACTTCATCGAACTGGTCGAACTGCATCAACCCGTTGTGATCCCTGCCGGGTTCATCGGTGTGGTGACGCTGCTGTCGGGACCGCCCGCTGATGACCCCAATCAATTGATCGTCGAAGCCGGCAAGCGAGGTGTTCAGAAAGAAACACTCGATCCGGGCGTTTACTACATCAACCCCTACGTCAAACGAGTCAACCTGGTCGATTGCCGGAGCCAACGATTCAATTTGTCCACCGGCGGCGAAATGGGCTTCCCAAGCCGCGACGGTTTCTGGGTCAAACTTGATGGTCGAATCGAATTCCGAGTCGACCCGGTTCGCGCCGCAGAAGTCTTCGTGACCTACAACGATGGGTTCAATGACCGCGGGAACGATGCCGTCGTCGAAGAAGAGATCATCCAAAAAATCATTCTGCCCAACGCCCGTTCATTCTGTCGTTTGCGTGGCAGTGACAACTCGGGACGTGACTTCATCCTGGGCGAAAAACGACTGGAATTCCAACAAGACTTTCAAAAAACGCTGGAAGAGCTTTGCGAAACTCAAGGTATCGAAATTATCCAAGCTTTGATCACGCGAATTTCGCCGCCGCAACAAATCGCACTGCCCGTTCGCCAACGTCAAATCGCTGCGCAACAATCGGAACAGTACGTAAAAGAAATCGAGCAACAGCTTAGCGAGCAAAACTTGAAAGTTGAGCAAGAACTGGTCAAGCAAAAGCAAGTCTTGATCGCCGTTGAACAAGAAGTCGTCAAACTGACCGTCGAAGCACAACGCCAACAGGAAGTCGCTGTCATTGGCGCCGAACAACGCCGGAAGGTTGCCGAAGTCGAACTGTCTGCGGCAAAAGATCAGGCCGATGCAATCACCGCACGCGGGAACGCAGCGGCAGAAGTCATCAACTTTGAAAACGAAGCAGAGGCGGCCGGATGGAAAAAGTCAGTCGAAGCCTACGGCGATAGCGGCGACGAGTTCGCGCGATGGGTCCTGCTGAAGAAGCTGGCGCCAAGCTACCGCCAACTGATGGTCAACACAGCCGACAGTCCTTTGATGGACATTTTTAGCGAATTCAATCCTGAGGTTGAGACGGCAGACAAGCTTGAAATCAAACCAGAAACGAAGCCAACTGAAGACAAAAACGCACGATCCGACAACCAAGATTCGGGAGCCCAGGAATGA